One Candidatus Taylorbacteria bacterium genomic window, AGCCTGTAGCAGTTGAGATTAACATTTCGGCTCGGAATGGACGTGAAATGCGCGGAGAAGTTGATAGTGTGGCGAATGATTTCGTACCAACCTATACGGTTGTTCATTTACAGCAAACTGAATTGGTGGAAGAAAAAATTTTTGGAGCTCTTCGCGAACGTAAAAAACCGAGAGATTTTTATGACCTGTACTTCATAATGCGCAAGGGAATTATTTCACTTGATCAAAAAAAACGCCTAGCCGAAGTCAAGAATGTGATTGTAATGGATGCTAAAAAAGTAGATTTTCGCAGCGAGCTCGGTGCTTTTCTCCCGGTTGACCAACAGGCCGTGATCCGAGATTTTGTCGCAATGCTGGAACGAGAGTTGGATCGCCAACTTGCGCCAGTATAAATTAGGAACCATGCCAAAAAATATTATAACTACCCCAGAGCAGAAATTCTCCGATGAACTAAAAAAAGAGCTGAAGGGCGCAAAAAATGCTAAATTCGCTGTCGGCTGGTTTTTTTTCCGGGCTTAAGGAATTAAAGAACGAGATTGATAAATTAGAATCATTGCAGATACTCATTAGCCCTTCAACCAATCGCCACACGGTCGAGACGATGATGCTGGCAAAAAAAGTTTTAACACGCGCACCCTCCTTCATAAAGCTATGAACGGGAGCCGCGGGAAGAGTGGGGTGAGAAGCGGAACTTCGCAAGGTCTGAGCCCTACGGGGCGAGGCAGGACCGAAAGATTTTTTAGTAGAAAAATACTTTTGGTTGGAGGTGAGGAATGCGGGCGAACAATTTAAAAAAATTGTTTTAGCCAAAAAAAGCCCTGAATCAACTACCCCGCAGCTCTGCTGCGGGGTAGTTGATAGTTATGATGAAGAGAATAAAAAGTATCGAGGAGAAAAGATTATAAATGGAAAATCGGCAGGAATGGCTATCGGTGGTGAAGATTGGCAACTGTTTTTCGTCCACTTAACCATGCTTGGTCTTGCTAATGGGGAGCCCTGCAAGTTTGAAAAGGAGGATTGAAATATAAGGGGAAATGTGGGATGATAGGAGAATAAAACTATGCAAAAAATAATTGGAAAGGAAAAATCATTAAGCGATCTTCTTTCTAATAAGAAGTATACGATTCATTATTATCAGCGCGAATACCGTTGGGG contains:
- a CDS encoding nucleotidyl transferase AbiEii/AbiGii toxin family protein, whose product is MISNEALDKLARHHQTGLFPNIVREYFQHVFLGELYKLPDSEKMLFKGGTALRIIYGSPRFSEDLDFSLFGILQTQIKAFVEGLFLKVLAEMEQIGIKVEIGAKSDATSGGYFGVATFKMVEYQPVAVEINISARNGREMRGEVDSVANDFVPTYTVVHLQQTELVEEKIFGALRERKKPRDFYDLYFIMRKGIISLDQKKRLAEVKNVIVMDAKKVDFRSELGAFLPVDQQAVIRDFVAMLERELDRQLAPV